TTTCGTTGCCGCAACCATGTTTCGTAATGACTGAACGGTTTCTTCTCTTCCTCTCGTCTTCAGCCCGCAATCCGGGTTTATCCAAAATTGGTCCGGTGGAAGTAGCTGTACGCCTCGTGCTACCATATCTTCCATTTCTGAAACAGCTGGAACTCGGGGGCTATGGATATCATATACGCCGAGCCCGATGCCTTTATCATACGTACCTGTTTCGAACACAGACACGAGCTCTCCGTGGCTGCGTGAGGTTTCAATCGAGATCACATCGGCATCGAGTTCGCTGATGACGTCCATGAAATCATGGAATTCGCAATAGCACATATGTGTATGAATCTGGGTGCTCGGCGCAACAGTGGAAGTCGCTAGACGAAACGCTCTGACAGCCCACTCGAGATAAGCTGCTTGCTCTTCTTTTTTGAGCGGAAGTCCTTCGCGCAGCGCTGGTTCATCAACTTGAATCATGAGAATCCCCGCTTCTTCCAAGGCTTCTACCTCTTTTCGCAATGCCAACGCGATTTGTTCGCACACTTCTTGTCTGGAGACATCGTCTCGAGCAAACGACCAATTCAGAATAGTTGCTGGGCCCGTTAACATACCCTTCATTGGTTTGGCGGTCAATGATTTTGCAAACACACTTTCTTTGACCGTCATTGGTGCCACAAACTCCACATCTCCGTAAATAACAGGTGGCTTCACGCAGCGCGAGCCATATGACTGCACCCAGCCGTTTTTCGTGAACAAAAAGCCATCGAGTTTTTCGCCAAAATACTCAACCATATCTGTTCGTTCGAACTCACCATGGACGAGGACATCCAGACCGAGCTCTTCCTGTATTTTGACCCATTCCTTGATTTGCGCCTGAATGAAAGCGTCGTATTGCTCCACTGTCCAGTTCCCTTTTTTAAACTGCTGTCGAGCTTGACGAACCTCCGCCGTCTGCGGGAAACTACCGATTGTGGTCGTTGGCAACAGTGGCAACTTCCACGTATTTTGTTGAATCTCTCGACGTTCGAGATAAGGAATACTTCTTTCAAGTTTGACAGCAGTGATTTGACGTAAAGCATTCTTCACATCTTGACGATTCCTTGCTGGAGATAATGCGAGCTTCAGCAAGTCCGCTTCATTTTGAGCGATCTCTTTTGAAATGACGTACTTCCCATATCGGAATCCTTGGACTAAAAGCTGTACTTCCCCTAGTTTTTCGTCGGAAAACGCCAATGCAGACACGACTTCCTCTGGCAAATCGCTCTCTGCTTCAACTGTTACAGGAACGTGCAACAAACTGCTAGACGGCTGCAGCCACAGCTTTTCGAGTGGAACGATCTCGGAAATTTCATTGACCAGCTCCCATTTCTCCTCAATGGACGCACGCCATATGTTTCGACCGTCGATGATTCCCGCTGCGAGAATCTTGTCTGCTGGAAACCCGTGTGTTTTCAGATGAGTCAAATTGCGCTTCGCTCCGTGTACAAAATCAAGACCGATTCCTTTTACTGGTAAGGAAACTAGCTCCTTGTACCAATCCACCGCTTCAAAATAGGTTTGCAGCATGCATTGTAGATGCGGTAGTGCTTGACCGATTTGCGTATAGATACGCTTGATGATGGCGCGTTCTTGCTCAGAGACATCCCGTACAAATGCAGGCTCATCGATTTGCACCCATTCCACGCCGTGCAGCTCTAACTCCCGGAGAACGTCTATGTAGAGCGGAACGAGTTGATCCACGATGATCTCAAATTCGTTTTTCTCATATCCTTTGGACAATTTGACAAACGTATACGGGCCTACAATAACAGGCTTTCCGATGATGCCATACTTTTCTTTGGCCTCCAAATAGGCCTGGAGAGGCTTGTTCTCGGTTATGGCTGGTTGTCGTTCACCGAACTCCGGGACGATGTAATGGTAGTTCGTGTTAAACCATTTCGTCATTTCGCTGGCGACAGCTTCCTTCGAACCGCGAGCCATGGCGAAGTATGTGGCTAATGAAACCGGGCCTCCCTCATATTCATAACGCTTGGGGACCATTCCAAACATCACAGCCATATCCAGCATGTGATCGTAGTACGT
The window above is part of the Brevibacillus brevis NBRC 100599 genome. Proteins encoded here:
- the metE gene encoding 5-methyltetrahydropteroyltriglutamate--homocysteine S-methyltransferase; the encoded protein is MKSSNLGYPRIGKNREWKKALEAFWAGSIDEASLVQQMEQIRHQNLLRQQEKGVELIPVGDFTYYDHMLDMAVMFGMVPKRYEYEGGPVSLATYFAMARGSKEAVASEMTKWFNTNYHYIVPEFGERQPAITENKPLQAYLEAKEKYGIIGKPVIVGPYTFVKLSKGYEKNEFEIIVDQLVPLYIDVLRELELHGVEWVQIDEPAFVRDVSEQERAIIKRIYTQIGQALPHLQCMLQTYFEAVDWYKELVSLPVKGIGLDFVHGAKRNLTHLKTHGFPADKILAAGIIDGRNIWRASIEEKWELVNEISEIVPLEKLWLQPSSSLLHVPVTVEAESDLPEEVVSALAFSDEKLGEVQLLVQGFRYGKYVISKEIAQNEADLLKLALSPARNRQDVKNALRQITAVKLERSIPYLERREIQQNTWKLPLLPTTTIGSFPQTAEVRQARQQFKKGNWTVEQYDAFIQAQIKEWVKIQEELGLDVLVHGEFERTDMVEYFGEKLDGFLFTKNGWVQSYGSRCVKPPVIYGDVEFVAPMTVKESVFAKSLTAKPMKGMLTGPATILNWSFARDDVSRQEVCEQIALALRKEVEALEEAGILMIQVDEPALREGLPLKKEEQAAYLEWAVRAFRLATSTVAPSTQIHTHMCYCEFHDFMDVISELDADVISIETSRSHGELVSVFETGTYDKGIGLGVYDIHSPRVPAVSEMEDMVARGVQLLPPDQFWINPDCGLKTRGREETVQSLRNMVAATKAIRNRLTAQSGR